A single genomic interval of Cryomorphaceae bacterium 1068 harbors:
- a CDS encoding fumarylacetoacetate hydrolase family protein — MKIICIGRNYADHALELKNEIPSEPVIFCKPDTALLPKNHPFIYPEHTNDLNFELELVLRIKKVGKHINAVFAHKYYDEVGLGIDFTARDTQQKCKEKGLPWERAKAFDHSAPLGKKFVKLKDLPDSTNIHFELKKNGETVQVGNSSLMLFPFDALVSEVSKFFTLKIGDLIFTGTPKGVGAVIKGDVLEGFLEGEKLLHLEVK, encoded by the coding sequence ATGAAGATTATCTGTATTGGAAGAAACTACGCAGACCATGCACTAGAGCTGAAGAATGAAATCCCATCTGAACCTGTCATTTTTTGTAAGCCTGACACTGCACTTTTACCAAAAAATCATCCCTTCATTTATCCTGAGCACACCAACGATTTAAATTTTGAATTGGAATTGGTGCTGCGGATTAAGAAAGTAGGAAAGCATATTAATGCAGTGTTCGCTCATAAATATTATGATGAAGTTGGCTTGGGAATAGACTTCACCGCACGAGACACTCAGCAAAAATGCAAAGAGAAAGGTCTACCCTGGGAAAGAGCCAAAGCTTTTGACCACTCCGCCCCCCTTGGAAAGAAATTCGTAAAACTGAAAGACCTGCCCGATTCAACCAATATCCATTTTGAACTAAAGAAAAATGGTGAAACCGTTCAAGTAGGAAATTCGTCGCTGATGCTATTTCCGTTTGACGCTTTGGTATCGGAAGTATCCAAATTTTTTACTTTAAAAATCGGTGACCTGATTTTCACCGGAACCCCTAAAGGAGTAGGTGCCGTAATTAAAGGAGATGTCCTAGAAGGATTTCTCGAAGGGGAAAAGTTGCTGCACTTGGAAGTGAAATAA
- a CDS encoding 3'-5' exonuclease — MNLNLKKPLAFFDLETTGVNVASDRIVEIAILKVFPDGRIEKRPSTENERFLINPQMPIPIETSMIHGIYDEDVKDAPSFSDVADKIFKFLFDCDLAGFNSNKFDVPILAEEFLRCGIDFSIEDRNLIDVQNIFHLMEQRTLKAGYKFYTGKDLNNAHEAMADVEATYEVFLAQIEKYKEAEYEDRDGNKTVPIVNDMDKLHTVSQRHRNVDFLGRFVYNDDNVECFNFGKHKGKPVTEVLQSEPGYYGWMMNGDFPLYTKKVLKSIREKM; from the coding sequence AAACCTCTCGCCTTTTTTGACCTTGAAACAACGGGGGTTAATGTGGCTTCAGATAGAATAGTAGAAATCGCTATACTCAAAGTCTTTCCCGACGGGAGAATCGAGAAAAGACCAAGTACTGAAAACGAAAGATTTCTGATCAATCCACAAATGCCTATTCCTATCGAAACATCGATGATCCACGGCATTTACGATGAAGATGTGAAGGATGCTCCGAGCTTTTCGGATGTAGCAGACAAAATATTCAAGTTTCTCTTTGACTGTGATTTGGCAGGTTTCAATTCCAACAAGTTTGATGTACCCATTCTGGCTGAGGAATTCTTGAGATGCGGTATTGACTTCAGCATTGAAGATCGAAACTTAATCGATGTACAAAACATCTTCCACTTAATGGAGCAACGCACGCTGAAGGCCGGATATAAGTTTTACACGGGTAAGGATCTGAATAATGCCCATGAAGCCATGGCAGATGTCGAAGCAACATATGAAGTTTTTCTAGCTCAGATAGAAAAATACAAAGAAGCGGAATATGAAGACCGCGACGGCAACAAGACAGTTCCCATCGTAAATGATATGGATAAGCTTCACACCGTGTCTCAACGGCACAGGAATGTAGATTTCTTAGGGCGATTTGTTTACAACGATGACAACGTTGAGTGCTTCAACTTCGGTAAACACAAAGGAAAACCCGTCACTGAAGTATTGCAATCAGAGCCAGGCTATTATGGCTGGATGATGAACGGCGATTTCCCATTATATACGAAGAAGGTTCTGAAGTCGATAAGAGAAAAAATGTAA